The nucleotide window AAAACCTTCAATCCGATGTATATAAGATCTACATCGGCTATGGAAATGACTATATCCCCGGATACAACTGCACCTTTATCTAAAACCCTATCCAAAACTTCAACGAGAGTAATTCTTCTTTCCTTTTGAATATCTAAATAACTATCTTTATCCTGTAAGGTTTTAATCCTTTTATCCACTTTGCTCTTTTCCCTTTGAAAGATTACAAAAATTATA belongs to Nitrospirota bacterium and includes:
- a CDS encoding gas vesicle protein, translating into MKTLQDKDSYLDIQKERRITLVEVLDRVLDKGAVVSGDIVISIADVDLIYIGLKVLVSSVETMERLRGAPFSGATEEPT